From a single Halogeometricum sp. S3BR5-2 genomic region:
- a CDS encoding TrmB family transcriptional regulator sugar-binding domain-containing protein, translated as MDEELRDKIRQFGLTEKETDTYLTILQNGPATVTEIAKAAEISKRHVYTVARKLEERHLVIVNDYFTPTTIEAAPPEEVYEQLKEQASDMYRILETKYHGSNQLDDIKVLKSRSTVINRLEEMIHASEDQLALSLPAVVIPTLQDALRDAVARDVLVLLLVFEDRTEVGTDPLAGVSLDGLATLVRYRDSNQPVMLAADSKSAFVSSRGVITRPNSPVKAISIEQPYMETVVFTSLMNSLWVNSDEVSVTPPNELPHTYRNLRRAAIDATIYGERGAVITAEIEARACDHPDSVVNLVGEVEGVKQRLISPTTDPRPRQCCICLRTEEGTVTVGNHDAFFEDYRAYKTTLRFPE; from the coding sequence ATGGACGAAGAACTCAGAGACAAGATACGGCAGTTCGGTCTGACGGAGAAGGAGACGGACACCTATCTCACCATCCTGCAGAACGGTCCGGCGACGGTTACGGAAATTGCCAAAGCGGCGGAGATATCCAAGCGACACGTCTACACCGTCGCGAGGAAGCTCGAAGAACGTCACCTCGTCATCGTCAACGACTACTTCACACCGACGACTATCGAGGCAGCGCCACCGGAGGAGGTGTACGAGCAACTCAAAGAGCAGGCGAGCGATATGTACCGCATTCTCGAGACGAAGTACCACGGCAGTAACCAGCTGGACGATATCAAGGTGCTGAAGTCCCGTTCGACGGTCATCAACAGGCTCGAAGAGATGATACACGCCTCCGAGGATCAGTTGGCGCTCTCGCTGCCCGCCGTGGTCATTCCGACGCTTCAGGACGCCCTCCGCGACGCCGTCGCGCGCGACGTGCTCGTTTTGCTGTTGGTCTTCGAGGACCGAACGGAAGTCGGGACGGACCCACTCGCCGGCGTTTCGCTGGACGGACTGGCCACGCTGGTCAGGTACCGCGACTCGAATCAGCCCGTAATGTTGGCGGCGGACTCGAAATCGGCGTTCGTCTCCTCCCGCGGCGTCATCACTCGACCGAACAGTCCGGTGAAAGCGATTTCGATAGAGCAACCGTACATGGAGACGGTCGTGTTCACGTCGCTCATGAACTCGCTGTGGGTGAACTCCGACGAGGTGAGCGTCACTCCGCCCAACGAACTCCCGCACACGTATCGGAACTTACGGAGGGCGGCTATCGACGCGACCATCTACGGAGAGCGGGGCGCTGTGATAACCGCCGAAATCGAGGCGAGAGCCTGCGACCACCCCGACTCAGTCGTCAATCTCGTCGGCGAGGTCGAAGGGGTAAAACAGCGACTCATCAGTCCGACCACCGACCCCCGTCCCAGACAGTGCTGCATCTGCCTCCGAACCGAAGAGGGGACGGTTACCGTCGGCAATCACGACGCGTTCTTCGAGGACTACCGCGCCTACAAGACGACGCTCAGGTTTCCCGAGTGA
- a CDS encoding ABC transporter ATP-binding protein: MSHLVLDHLTKVYGAVGENQIVAVDDLSLELAEGEFLVLVGPSGCGKSTTLQCIAGLETVTDGEIRIDGEVVNDQSPEERDIAMVFQSYALYPHMTARENMSFGLRMSTHLSKEEIRDRVESVAETMGITDLLEDKPKELSGGQQQRVALGRAIVREPEVFLLDEPLSNLDAKLRTKMRTEILQIQRRLNVTSVYVTHDQTEAMTMGDRIAILNGGELQQLGTPLECYHKPNNQFVAGFIGEPSMNFFETTRDESVLASRAFDYPLSTEHARLVSECDDVVLGIRPEDISFAETETSHSVTGTVQVVQPQGDVNHIVVDLGGVETDVETEGDVHVDEGSTIRLELPENRIHLFDGQTGDAIVNREEPDDTTPPAVSNA; encoded by the coding sequence ATGTCACACTTAGTGTTGGACCACCTGACCAAGGTATACGGCGCCGTGGGCGAGAATCAAATCGTGGCGGTCGACGACCTATCTCTCGAACTCGCCGAGGGGGAGTTTCTCGTTCTCGTCGGTCCGTCGGGGTGCGGGAAGTCGACGACGCTCCAGTGTATCGCCGGGTTGGAGACGGTCACGGACGGGGAGATTCGTATCGACGGCGAGGTCGTCAACGACCAGTCACCCGAGGAACGCGACATCGCCATGGTGTTTCAGAGCTACGCGCTCTACCCCCACATGACCGCCCGGGAGAACATGTCGTTCGGCCTTCGGATGTCGACGCACCTCTCGAAAGAGGAGATACGCGACCGCGTCGAGTCCGTCGCGGAGACGATGGGAATCACGGACCTGCTGGAGGACAAGCCGAAAGAACTCTCCGGCGGCCAACAGCAACGCGTGGCGCTCGGTCGAGCGATCGTTCGGGAACCCGAGGTGTTCCTCCTCGACGAACCGCTCTCGAACCTCGACGCGAAGCTCCGGACCAAGATGCGGACGGAGATTCTCCAGATCCAACGCCGCCTCAACGTCACGTCGGTCTACGTGACGCACGACCAGACGGAGGCGATGACGATGGGCGACCGCATCGCCATCCTCAACGGCGGGGAACTCCAGCAACTCGGGACGCCACTGGAGTGCTACCACAAGCCCAACAATCAGTTCGTCGCGGGGTTCATCGGCGAACCCTCGATGAACTTCTTCGAGACCACCCGCGACGAGAGCGTGCTCGCGTCCCGCGCATTCGACTACCCGCTCTCTACAGAGCACGCGCGCCTCGTCTCCGAATGCGACGACGTCGTCCTCGGAATCCGACCGGAGGACATCTCCTTCGCGGAGACCGAAACATCCCACTCTGTCACCGGGACGGTCCAGGTGGTCCAACCGCAGGGAGACGTGAACCACATCGTCGTCGACCTCGGCGGCGTCGAGACGGACGTCGAGACGGAGGGCGACGTCCACGTTGACGAGGGGAGTACGATCCGTCTGGAACTCCCCGAGAATCGCATTCATCTGTTCGACGGGCAGACCGGCGACGCCATCGTCAACAGAGAGGAACCGGACGATACGACGCCGCCTGCCGTCTCGAACGCGTGA
- a CDS encoding carbohydrate ABC transporter permease translates to MATQSRSGRSRFEDFDRYTAATYAVYLLGLAFFIFPVLWAISMSVRPRQEVISVPLRVIPSEFTFEVYRNVLENSDILRWVWNSLKIALLEVAGILFLVTPAAYAFSRFRFKGKRAVLLAILLFQMISPVVIVIPLYNMMAQFGLLNTHIGLIALYIGLQVPFSVWLLKSYFDTIPEDLDKAARIDGCNRLQTLWHVLLPSVMPGIAVVSIFNFVFSWAEFVMAFTVLNDSKLFTIAMGVYSFQGQYSTDYRAIAAASVIAMIPLLVMFLALQRYFVSGLTDGAVKG, encoded by the coding sequence ATGGCGACCCAATCGCGGTCCGGCCGCTCCCGGTTCGAAGACTTCGACCGCTACACGGCCGCGACGTACGCCGTCTACCTGCTGGGACTGGCGTTCTTCATCTTCCCCGTCCTCTGGGCGATTTCGATGAGCGTCCGGCCCCGACAGGAAGTCATCTCGGTTCCGCTCAGAGTCATCCCGAGTGAGTTCACCTTCGAGGTGTACCGAAACGTTCTGGAGAACAGCGACATCCTCCGGTGGGTGTGGAACTCGCTGAAGATAGCGCTGCTCGAAGTCGCGGGCATCCTCTTTCTCGTCACGCCGGCCGCGTACGCCTTCTCGCGGTTCCGGTTCAAAGGGAAGCGGGCCGTCCTGCTGGCGATACTGCTGTTCCAGATGATCTCTCCGGTCGTCATCGTCATCCCGCTGTACAACATGATGGCGCAGTTCGGTCTCCTGAACACCCACATCGGCCTCATCGCGCTATACATCGGGCTGCAGGTGCCGTTCTCCGTCTGGCTTCTGAAGAGCTACTTCGATACGATACCGGAGGACCTCGACAAAGCCGCGCGAATCGACGGCTGCAATCGTCTCCAGACGCTCTGGCACGTGCTCCTCCCGTCGGTGATGCCCGGGATAGCGGTCGTAAGCATCTTCAACTTCGTCTTCTCGTGGGCGGAGTTCGTGATGGCGTTCACCGTCCTCAACGATTCGAAGCTGTTCACCATCGCGATGGGCGTCTACTCGTTCCAGGGACAGTACTCGACCGACTACCGCGCGATAGCCGCGGCGAGCGTCATCGCGATGATTCCGCTGCTCGTGATGTTCCTCGCGTTACAGCGCTACTTCGTCAGCGGTCTCACGGACGGGGCAGTCAAGGGGTAG
- a CDS encoding carbohydrate ABC transporter permease: protein MSTETDTGTKDPSVTGTERLRSALGRFVWLQENPIPWVFPAIAVLLAFRLYPLVEVVRMSFTDMSLLSDSYSYVGIEQYLDVLSAPGFWTMARVTLIFVAISVIGQIVLGLILAMAIDYGVKKHIRGSVSTRIAVLSAWVIPGIVIGIIWQLMMIEAPYGVLNFFLTQLGFDVVAWLSDPQMALLSVITANTWRGTAFSMIMLYAGLQQVPQQLYAAAKIDGASAIQRFRHVTIPQIKPVVFINLVLITIYTLNTFDMIISLTGGGPGRATQVLALFMYFKGFQSFNLGEAAAIAVLMLLVNVVMTFVYMRFLIEEEGI, encoded by the coding sequence ATGAGTACGGAAACAGACACCGGAACGAAAGACCCCTCTGTCACCGGAACGGAGCGCCTCAGATCAGCGCTCGGACGGTTCGTGTGGCTCCAGGAGAACCCGATACCGTGGGTGTTCCCGGCAATAGCGGTACTCCTCGCGTTCCGCCTCTACCCGCTGGTCGAAGTCGTTCGGATGAGTTTCACCGATATGAGTCTCCTCTCGGACAGCTACTCGTACGTGGGTATCGAGCAGTATCTCGACGTGCTGTCCGCTCCGGGATTCTGGACGATGGCCCGCGTGACGCTGATATTCGTCGCCATCAGCGTCATCGGACAGATAGTGCTCGGATTGATACTGGCGATGGCCATCGACTACGGCGTCAAAAAGCACATCCGCGGGAGCGTGTCGACGCGCATCGCCGTTCTCTCGGCTTGGGTCATCCCGGGCATCGTCATCGGAATCATCTGGCAACTGATGATGATCGAGGCGCCGTACGGCGTGTTGAACTTCTTCCTGACGCAACTCGGGTTCGACGTGGTCGCGTGGCTGTCCGACCCGCAGATGGCGCTCCTCTCGGTCATTACCGCCAACACGTGGCGGGGGACGGCGTTCTCGATGATCATGCTGTACGCAGGGTTACAGCAGGTCCCGCAGCAACTGTACGCCGCCGCGAAGATAGACGGCGCCTCGGCGATACAGCGGTTCCGCCACGTGACGATTCCGCAGATAAAGCCGGTGGTGTTCATCAATCTCGTCCTGATAACCATCTACACGCTCAACACCTTCGATATGATCATCAGCCTCACCGGGGGCGGCCCCGGGAGGGCGACGCAGGTGCTCGCGCTGTTCATGTACTTCAAAGGTTTCCAGTCGTTCAACCTCGGAGAGGCGGCGGCCATCGCGGTGTTGATGCTGCTGGTCAACGTCGTGATGACGTTCGTCTACATGCGGTTCCTCATCGAAGAGGAGGGGATCTGA
- a CDS encoding extracellular solute-binding protein: MASNHEESDPAESINRRRLLGLMGLGGAVALAGCSGGNDGSGNGGGGSTGDGSESGGGGSPSGEPLGSERIGYSSASNTVNYWTQEDFIHTAENTNLGSVHEGMLTTWAEEHPDWKINVQIQTNLEQFKTKLLQANASNNAPPMSEVDSFWVPQFYGDLASVDEAMQEYDDWYPFVENVAKNEGSWRAVWQNTDCRALYYRKDLLDEYNEGNPPETWDELVDVGSAIADGENMNGYMYNGGRWEATTFDNLAHFWALGGTLIDDQGAPVLDESENRSALVEVMKWFKRTIDSGITPQRVANINDYAQLREAALNDQTAMFLGGNWQISTMKSMVDEDVWSNWKVAPIPQKNADIAATGVGGWTKGVFTDDEEQRKVAVDLYSLFTDSGNMAQRCREGGFLPTRQSVFEENEFFSEDEYFQVYSKLLENGRARPGYPIYTTVSSEWQIAAGEVITGQSDPETAVRNMINNVNSEYDG; this comes from the coding sequence ATGGCAAGCAACCACGAAGAGAGCGACCCAGCCGAGAGTATCAACAGACGGCGACTCCTGGGACTCATGGGGCTGGGAGGAGCGGTCGCACTCGCCGGTTGTAGCGGCGGGAACGACGGGAGCGGGAACGGCGGTGGCGGCAGCACCGGCGACGGCTCCGAAAGCGGGGGCGGCGGGAGTCCTTCTGGCGAACCGCTCGGGTCGGAGCGCATCGGCTACTCCTCGGCGAGCAACACGGTCAACTACTGGACACAGGAGGACTTCATCCACACGGCAGAGAACACGAACCTCGGGTCGGTGCACGAGGGTATGCTCACGACGTGGGCCGAAGAACACCCGGACTGGAAGATAAACGTCCAGATTCAGACGAACTTAGAGCAGTTCAAAACGAAGTTGCTGCAGGCGAACGCGAGCAACAACGCGCCGCCGATGTCGGAAGTCGACTCGTTCTGGGTGCCGCAGTTCTACGGCGACCTGGCCTCGGTGGACGAGGCTATGCAGGAGTATGACGACTGGTACCCGTTCGTCGAGAACGTCGCGAAGAACGAGGGTAGTTGGCGCGCGGTATGGCAGAACACCGACTGTCGGGCGCTCTACTACCGAAAGGACCTCCTCGACGAGTACAACGAGGGGAACCCGCCCGAGACGTGGGACGAACTCGTCGACGTGGGGAGCGCCATCGCCGACGGCGAGAACATGAACGGTTACATGTACAACGGCGGCCGGTGGGAGGCGACGACGTTCGACAACCTCGCCCACTTCTGGGCGCTCGGCGGCACGCTCATCGACGACCAGGGAGCGCCCGTGTTGGACGAGAGCGAAAACAGGAGTGCGCTCGTCGAGGTGATGAAGTGGTTCAAACGGACTATCGACTCCGGCATCACGCCGCAGCGCGTGGCGAACATCAACGACTACGCTCAACTCCGCGAGGCCGCGCTCAACGACCAGACGGCGATGTTCCTCGGCGGGAACTGGCAGATAAGCACCATGAAGTCGATGGTCGACGAGGACGTCTGGTCGAACTGGAAGGTCGCGCCGATTCCGCAGAAGAACGCGGACATCGCCGCGACGGGCGTCGGCGGTTGGACGAAGGGCGTCTTCACGGACGACGAAGAGCAGCGAAAGGTCGCCGTCGACCTCTACAGCCTGTTCACCGATTCGGGGAACATGGCTCAGCGGTGCCGCGAGGGCGGGTTCCTCCCGACGCGACAGTCCGTCTTCGAGGAGAACGAGTTCTTCTCGGAGGACGAGTACTTCCAGGTGTACTCGAAGCTCCTCGAGAACGGTCGAGCGCGTCCGGGCTATCCGATATACACGACCGTCTCCAGCGAGTGGCAGATAGCCGCCGGGGAGGTCATCACTGGACAGTCCGATCCCGAGACCGCCGTCCGCAACATGATCAACAACGTCAACAGCGAGTACGACGGGTAA
- a CDS encoding ThuA domain-containing protein — translation MVREPIHALVWTEATEPEDVYPNGIAATVAEHLNESSRVAARATSIEADQQGLDDDALEWADVLLWWGHRRHDDVTDETVDRVVSAVRTDGVGFISLHSAHYARPFKRLIGGSGDLGDVRWEDPGEAEVLTVEAPDHPIARGVESFALPNTEMFGEPFDVPEPDDVVLRSTFPKGGEFRSCVTFTFGDGRGVYLRPGHETFRIYHHPSIRRVLENATLWAGR, via the coding sequence ATGGTTCGAGAACCTATCCACGCGCTCGTCTGGACGGAGGCGACGGAACCCGAGGACGTGTACCCCAACGGCATCGCGGCGACGGTCGCAGAACACCTCAACGAGTCCAGTCGCGTCGCCGCCCGGGCGACGTCCATCGAGGCGGATCAACAGGGCCTCGACGACGACGCACTGGAATGGGCGGACGTGTTGCTCTGGTGGGGACACAGGCGCCACGACGACGTGACGGACGAGACGGTCGATCGGGTCGTCTCGGCGGTGCGAACCGACGGCGTCGGGTTCATATCGCTCCATTCGGCTCACTACGCCCGGCCGTTCAAACGACTCATCGGCGGGTCCGGCGACCTCGGCGACGTGCGCTGGGAGGACCCCGGCGAGGCCGAGGTTCTGACCGTCGAGGCGCCGGACCATCCCATCGCCCGAGGGGTCGAATCGTTCGCGCTCCCCAACACGGAGATGTTCGGCGAACCGTTCGACGTTCCGGAACCGGACGACGTGGTCCTCCGTAGCACCTTCCCGAAGGGCGGGGAGTTCCGGTCGTGCGTGACGTTCACGTTCGGCGATGGACGCGGCGTCTACCTCCGTCCCGGCCACGAAACGTTCCGAATCTACCACCACCCCTCGATTCGCCGCGTCCTCGAAAACGCGACGCTGTGGGCGGGACGCTGA
- a CDS encoding Gfo/Idh/MocA family protein, whose product MSEPTKIGLTGAGGLGMHLSRGFEDTEDAVVHAVADVSDESRNRAGERLDIPEDRRYSDHIEMLDDAELDGVVVATPHTFHYEQTLAALEREIDTLCEKPMTTDLADAEDLVRRAEDSSATLMIGYQRHLDSAFLTAKEALAEEVGEPTFITAEVTQNWIATQRGTWRTNPDLSGGGQLYDTGSHLLDVVLWTTGLTPVAVDAQMLFDDDEDRVDVQAALTVTFENGAVASVAVSGDTPTVREHLHVWGDNGGFFVEGEDWDPRKIRFIAPDGGERQPRLDRWGSKNKAQAFVDVIRDGAEPPATPRDALKVTAVTEAAYESARTGKRVDIDL is encoded by the coding sequence ATGTCAGAACCGACGAAGATAGGCCTAACAGGAGCGGGTGGTCTCGGGATGCACCTGTCGCGGGGTTTCGAAGATACCGAAGACGCGGTCGTCCACGCGGTCGCCGACGTCAGCGACGAGAGCCGGAACCGAGCGGGAGAGAGGCTCGATATCCCCGAAGACCGGCGGTACAGCGACCACATCGAGATGCTCGACGATGCCGAACTCGACGGTGTCGTCGTTGCGACACCCCACACGTTCCACTACGAACAAACGCTCGCCGCCTTGGAGCGAGAGATCGATACGCTCTGTGAGAAACCGATGACGACCGACTTGGCCGACGCCGAAGACCTGGTCCGCCGGGCCGAAGACAGTAGCGCCACGCTGATGATCGGATACCAGCGCCACCTCGACTCGGCGTTCCTAACGGCGAAGGAAGCGCTCGCCGAGGAAGTGGGCGAACCGACGTTCATCACCGCCGAGGTCACGCAGAACTGGATCGCCACCCAACGTGGGACGTGGCGGACGAACCCGGACCTCTCGGGCGGCGGCCAACTCTACGACACCGGCAGCCACCTACTCGACGTCGTCCTCTGGACGACGGGACTCACGCCCGTCGCCGTGGACGCGCAGATGCTGTTCGACGACGACGAGGACCGCGTCGACGTGCAGGCCGCTCTCACCGTGACGTTCGAGAACGGCGCCGTCGCCTCCGTCGCCGTCTCCGGAGACACACCCACGGTGCGCGAACATCTCCACGTGTGGGGGGACAACGGCGGCTTCTTCGTCGAGGGCGAGGACTGGGACCCCCGGAAGATACGCTTCATCGCCCCCGACGGGGGCGAGCGACAACCGAGACTCGACCGCTGGGGGTCGAAGAACAAGGCGCAGGCGTTCGTCGACGTGATTCGGGACGGCGCCGAACCGCCGGCGACGCCGCGCGATGCGCTGAAGGTTACCGCAGTCACCGAAGCCGCGTACGAGTCCGCTCGGACGGGAAAGAGAGTCGATATCGACCTCTGA
- a CDS encoding phosphoribosylamine--glycine ligase yields the protein MDGKRFLFVSADAALITDLAWQVHREGHDVKYYIEAERDREIGDGFVPKTDDWRAEVEWADVVVFDDIWVGSDVGTGKLAAELREKGKAVVGGTPNTDRLEGDRGYAMDVLEAHGVDTVEHRVFHDFDEAIAYVRDHRAPYVIKPLGEVQNVKRLLYVGSEDDGSDVVDVLEAYEKAWGHRMTGFQLQRKVEGVEVAVCGFFDGERFVDRVNFNFEHKRLFPGNIGPSTGEMGTSMFWAGRNRLFEETLGKLEGWLADEGYVGSIDINCIVNDRGIYPLEFTPRFGYPTIALQEESFESSTGQFFYDLAHGNSPELEVHRGYQIGVRIVLPPFPFTDEKTYDENSRNAAVVFETESRAGIHLEDAKQVDGQWRVAGESGMPLVVTGKGETMQKAREQAYDRIDDIVIPNVYYRDDIGERWIDGDGDRLLAWGYLGPQI from the coding sequence ATGGACGGCAAGCGATTCCTCTTCGTCTCCGCGGACGCCGCGCTGATAACCGACCTCGCCTGGCAGGTTCACCGCGAGGGCCACGACGTGAAGTACTACATCGAGGCCGAACGCGACCGGGAGATAGGCGACGGCTTCGTCCCCAAGACGGACGACTGGCGCGCCGAGGTCGAGTGGGCCGACGTCGTCGTCTTCGACGACATCTGGGTCGGGTCGGACGTCGGGACGGGAAAACTCGCGGCCGAACTCCGCGAGAAGGGGAAGGCCGTCGTCGGCGGCACGCCGAACACGGACCGACTAGAGGGGGACCGAGGGTACGCGATGGACGTGCTCGAAGCGCACGGCGTCGACACCGTCGAACACCGCGTCTTCCACGACTTCGACGAGGCGATAGCGTACGTCCGGGACCACCGCGCGCCCTACGTCATCAAACCCTTGGGCGAAGTCCAGAACGTGAAGCGACTGTTGTACGTCGGCAGCGAGGACGACGGCAGCGACGTGGTCGACGTGCTCGAAGCCTACGAGAAGGCGTGGGGACACCGCATGACGGGGTTTCAGCTCCAGCGGAAGGTCGAGGGAGTGGAAGTCGCCGTCTGCGGGTTCTTCGACGGGGAGCGGTTCGTCGACCGCGTGAACTTCAACTTCGAGCACAAGCGGCTGTTCCCCGGGAACATCGGCCCGTCGACGGGCGAGATGGGCACCTCGATGTTCTGGGCCGGGCGGAACCGCCTGTTCGAGGAAACGCTCGGTAAACTCGAAGGATGGCTCGCCGACGAGGGCTACGTCGGCAGCATCGACATCAACTGCATCGTCAACGACCGAGGCATCTACCCGCTGGAGTTCACCCCCCGGTTCGGCTACCCGACCATCGCGCTCCAAGAGGAGTCCTTCGAGTCGTCGACCGGCCAGTTCTTCTACGACCTCGCGCACGGAAACAGCCCCGAGTTGGAGGTCCACCGGGGCTACCAAATCGGCGTCCGAATCGTCCTCCCGCCGTTCCCCTTCACCGACGAGAAGACGTACGACGAGAACTCCCGGAACGCCGCCGTCGTGTTCGAGACGGAGAGCCGAGCGGGTATCCACCTCGAGGACGCGAAGCAGGTCGACGGGCAGTGGCGCGTCGCCGGCGAGAGCGGCATGCCCCTCGTCGTGACCGGGAAGGGCGAAACGATGCAGAAGGCGCGCGAGCAGGCGTACGATCGCATCGACGACATCGTCATCCCGAACGTCTACTACCGCGACGACATCGGCGAACGGTGGATAGACGGCGACGGTGACCGCCTCCTCGCGTGGGGGTATCTCGGACCACAGATCTGA
- a CDS encoding DUF7383 domain-containing protein: MADRHRANYALLPVLEQLGPNEGALDVPWATFAGDCTSEHEFTVPTDGTVDAYVELQAYDVGTYGHEILLNGDSLTGFDVPPTEGWQYWMDTVSGSELREGTNAVQIRRDASEDDSFAVGNVTVHWKEPIE, encoded by the coding sequence ATGGCCGACCGACACCGCGCCAACTACGCGCTGCTCCCGGTGCTCGAACAGTTGGGTCCGAACGAAGGTGCGCTCGACGTCCCGTGGGCGACGTTCGCGGGCGATTGTACCTCGGAGCACGAGTTCACCGTCCCGACCGACGGGACGGTGGACGCCTACGTCGAACTGCAGGCGTACGACGTGGGAACGTACGGCCACGAGATACTGCTCAACGGCGACTCGCTCACCGGGTTCGACGTGCCGCCGACGGAGGGCTGGCAGTACTGGATGGACACCGTCTCCGGGAGCGAACTCCGAGAGGGGACGAACGCGGTACAGATCCGACGGGACGCATCGGAGGACGACTCGTTCGCGGTGGGCAACGTCACCGTACACTGGAAGGAACCGATAGAGTGA
- a CDS encoding lycopene cyclase domain-containing protein, translating to MGISRHGHGALAAGRALGSQVHPVFMLPPVAAAAFGAILAAEAHPVVLLAHLLAIFFSVYTAHVKDGYVDFHVRGEDDDHPLTAGGCRLALVAAGAGFAACLAVLWFFAGPLAVLVTLPAWVIGVLHAPQLDTNPVTTTAGYPLGIAVALFGGYYVQTLAVAAAPLAFAGVFFVLLCGVKVIDDSTDYEYDRSIGKRTVAVALGRRRARRFAHALVGVALVATLWFAVDGLFPPSAVVAAALFGVVAAVSLDADPGLATMLLVRGAYVFLAVLVVGVWFAPLTNAPLPDIGALGPYTYLATELVFGTVAFALLARAGRGALWSAVRTIAVLYPVAYLWDWYTLEVGVFEIVLRTGVDLFGIPLEEHLFMVVVPAFVLGLHETLRRSDREVE from the coding sequence ATGGGTATCTCTCGACACGGTCACGGAGCGCTCGCCGCCGGTCGAGCCCTCGGGTCGCAGGTTCATCCGGTGTTCATGCTCCCGCCGGTCGCCGCCGCCGCGTTCGGCGCGATACTCGCCGCGGAGGCGCACCCCGTGGTCCTCCTCGCCCATCTCCTCGCCATTTTCTTCAGCGTTTACACGGCGCACGTGAAGGACGGGTACGTCGACTTCCACGTCCGCGGCGAGGACGACGACCATCCGCTGACCGCGGGCGGTTGCCGACTGGCCCTCGTCGCCGCCGGCGCCGGGTTCGCGGCGTGTCTCGCGGTTCTGTGGTTCTTCGCCGGACCGCTCGCCGTTCTGGTCACGCTCCCCGCGTGGGTCATCGGTGTCCTCCACGCGCCGCAGTTGGACACGAACCCCGTGACGACGACGGCGGGGTACCCGCTCGGCATCGCAGTCGCACTGTTCGGCGGCTACTACGTCCAGACGCTCGCCGTCGCGGCGGCACCGCTCGCGTTCGCCGGCGTGTTCTTCGTCCTCCTCTGCGGCGTGAAGGTCATCGACGACTCGACGGACTACGAGTACGACCGCTCCATCGGCAAGCGAACCGTCGCCGTCGCCCTCGGACGCCGCCGGGCGCGCCGGTTCGCACACGCCCTCGTCGGCGTCGCCCTCGTGGCGACGCTGTGGTTCGCCGTCGACGGCCTGTTTCCGCCGTCGGCCGTCGTCGCCGCCGCCCTGTTCGGCGTCGTCGCCGCGGTGAGCCTCGACGCCGACCCCGGACTCGCGACGATGCTGCTCGTGCGCGGCGCGTACGTCTTCCTCGCCGTCCTCGTCGTCGGCGTCTGGTTCGCCCCCCTGACGAACGCTCCGCTCCCGGATATTGGCGCGCTCGGGCCGTACACCTACCTCGCGACCGAACTGGTCTTCGGCACCGTCGCCTTCGCGCTCCTCGCCCGCGCGGGACGGGGCGCCCTGTGGTCGGCGGTTCGGACGATAGCCGTCCTCTACCCCGTCGCCTACCTCTGGGACTGGTACACGCTCGAAGTCGGCGTCTTCGAGATCGTCCTCAGGACCGGCGTCGACCTGTTCGGCATCCCCCTCGAAGAGCACCTGTTCATGGTCGTCGTCCCCGCGTTCGTCCTCGGCCTCCACGAGACGCTCCGCCGTTCCGACCGCGAGGTCGAGTGA
- a CDS encoding DUF5789 family protein — MAPDESREQGVEFGSLDDDLADEEYPMSKADVLERYGDRELELEDGTQTLREVLEPLGETTFDSADDVRQSVVGMVSDEAIGRKKYSDRGGQGDEDDGSAESA; from the coding sequence ATGGCCCCCGACGAGAGCCGCGAACAGGGCGTGGAGTTCGGTTCGCTCGACGACGACCTAGCCGACGAGGAGTATCCGATGAGCAAGGCGGACGTGCTGGAACGCTACGGCGACCGGGAACTCGAACTCGAAGACGGCACGCAGACGCTGCGAGAGGTGCTCGAACCCCTGGGAGAGACGACGTTCGACTCCGCCGACGACGTGAGACAGAGCGTCGTGGGCATGGTGAGCGACGAGGCCATCGGTCGAAAGAAGTACTCGGACCGCGGCGGGCAGGGCGATGAGGACGATGGGAGCGCGGAGTCGGCGTAG